TCGACAACGCGGCGATGCAGCTCGCGAAGGCGCCGAAGCAGTTCGACGTGATCGTGACGGGCAACATGTTCGGCGACATCCTGTCCGACGAGGCGTCGATGCTGACCGGCTCGATCGGCATGCTGCCGTCGGCGTCGCTCGACAAGAACAACAAGGGCCTGTACGAGCCGTCGCACGGCTCGGCGCCCGACATCGCGGGCAAGGGCATCGCGAACCCGCTCGCGACGATCCTGTCGGCCGCGATGCTGCTGCGCTACTCGCTGAACCGCGCGGAGCAGGCCGATCGCATCGAGCGCGCGGTGAAAAAGGTGCTCGAGCAGGGCTACCGCACCGGCGACATCGCGACGCCGGGCTGCCGGCAGGTCGGCACGGTCGCGATGGGCGACGCGGTGGTCGCAGCGCTGTAAGAAGGCGGTAAAGGGTGCGAACGCGGCCGTGAAAAAACGGCCCGTTCGCGCCGGATTGGCCGTTGTGCGGCCAGAAAGGTTTGTGTAGACTCGTGCGATGGCGCTGATTTCCCTGATCTCCCCGGTCTTGAAACTCCACGGCAACACTGCCCGTGCGGTTACGCGCGCCGTCGTCATCACGAAAACCATTACCACGAAAACGATCATTAAACGCTGATCGTCCGTCGTGCCCGCCTGTTTCCCCGCGCGGTCACGCCGGGGGCGGAAATGGCGGGGAAGCTCCATTCAAAGGGTTAGTCATGAACGTAGGTCTCGTAGGTTGGCGCGGCATGGTCGGCAGCGTCCTGATGCAGCGCATGCAGGAAGAGGGCGATTTCGACCTGATCGAACCGGTGTTTTTCAGCACCAGCAACACGGGCGGCAAGGCGCCGTCGTTCGCGAAAAACGAGACTACGCTCAAGGACGCGACCAACGTCGACGAGCTGAAGAAGTGCGACGTGATCATCACGTGCCAAGGCGGCGACTACACGAACGACGTGTTCCCGAAGCTGCGCGCGGCCGGCTGGAACGGCTACTGGATCGACGCGGCGTCGTCGCTGCGGATGAGTGACGACGCGGTCATCATCCTCGACCCGGTCAACCTCGACGTGATCAAGGACGCGCTCGTCAAGGGCACGAAGAACTTCATCGGCGGCAACTGCACGGTCAGCCTGATGCTGATGGCGCTCGGCGGCCTGTTCCGCGAGAACCTCGTCGACTGGATGACGGCGATGACCTACCAGGCCGCATCGGGCGCGGGCGCGCAGAACATGCGCGAGCTGCTGTCGCAGATGGGCGCGCTGAACGGCGCGGTGCAGGAGCAGCTGGCCGATCCGGCGTCAGCGATCCTCGACATCGACCGCCGCGTGCTGGCCGCGATGAACAGCGATGCGATGCCGACCAGCCACTTCGGCGTGCCGCTCGCGGGCTCGCTGATTCCGTGGATCGACAAGGATCTCGGCAACGGGATGTCGAAGGAAGAGTGGAAGGGCGGCGCGGAAACCAACAAGATCCTCGGCAAGCCGGCGATGGGCGAGCCGGGCTCGATCCCGGTCGACGGCCTGTGCGTGCGGATCGGCGCGATGCGCTGCCACTCGCAGGCGCTGACGATCAAGCTGAACAAGGACGTGCCGCTCGACGAGATCAACGGCATCCTCGCGTCGGCGAACGACTGGGTGAAGGTCGTGCCGAACGAGCGTGAAGCGTCGATGCGCGACCTGTCGCCGGCGAAGATCACGGGCACGCTGTCGGTGCCGGTCGGCCGCCTGCGCAAGCTCGCGATGGGCGGCGAATACCTGTCGGCGTTCACCGTCGGCGACCAGCTGCTGTGGGGCGCGGCCGAGCCGCTGCGCCGCATGCTGCGCATCCTGCTCGACAAGTAAGCATCGGGCCGCGCACGCGCGCCGCCGGCGCGCGA
The sequence above is drawn from the Burkholderia ubonensis genome and encodes:
- the asd gene encoding aspartate-semialdehyde dehydrogenase translates to MNVGLVGWRGMVGSVLMQRMQEEGDFDLIEPVFFSTSNTGGKAPSFAKNETTLKDATNVDELKKCDVIITCQGGDYTNDVFPKLRAAGWNGYWIDAASSLRMSDDAVIILDPVNLDVIKDALVKGTKNFIGGNCTVSLMLMALGGLFRENLVDWMTAMTYQAASGAGAQNMRELLSQMGALNGAVQEQLADPASAILDIDRRVLAAMNSDAMPTSHFGVPLAGSLIPWIDKDLGNGMSKEEWKGGAETNKILGKPAMGEPGSIPVDGLCVRIGAMRCHSQALTIKLNKDVPLDEINGILASANDWVKVVPNEREASMRDLSPAKITGTLSVPVGRLRKLAMGGEYLSAFTVGDQLLWGAAEPLRRMLRILLDK